The window GCGTACGAAGGGAATTTCTCAATTCTCAGAACTCCGGAAGGCTCTGATCGTCCCGACGAGTCGCTAGGGTTTCCAATTCCGATTCCGATTCCCttgccttctctctctttcaaattcCTCGGGTTTTatttgtgtgagagagagagagatggctctGACGCAGAGGCTTCACGAAGCCTTCAAGGGGACCGTAGAGAGGATCACGTCCCACCGCACAGTATCCGCATTCAAAGAGAAAGGCGTTCTCAGCGTCTCCGAGTTCATCATCGCTGGTGATAACCTCGTCTCTAAATGCCCCACTTGGTCCTggtatctatctctctctcctatTCCTTATATGATCTGAAAAATGAGTGTATAAATTAACAAGACGTACAAATTATGTTGAACTTAATTGTATTGGATTGCTTTCGGTGGATGTTATCGCATCAGGGAATCAGGAGAGCCAAGCAAGAGGAAGTCGTACCTACCTTCTGAAAAGCAGTTCTTAATTACTAGAAATGGTAATTTTTTCACTTTGTCTTTTTTTACCTAATTAGTGCTTTTGAGAAATAAGACTATAATGATGATAATTTGGTCATTCTTGTTCAGTCCCTTGTCTACGAAGGGCTGCATCTGTTGAAGAGGAATACGAAGCGGCAGGTGGGGAGGTTCTTCTTGATAATGAAGACAACGATGGCTGGTTGGCTACTCATGGGAAGCCCAAGGGTACAATACCTCTTTTAGTGTACATAAAAATCCAAGTCAAATATACACTTAGCCATCTTTTACCTTTTTGAAGATAAAAGTGACGAGGTGGAAAACTTGCCTTCTATGGAGACTTTAGAAATTAGCAAGCAGAGGGCTGTGAAGCCGATCGTCTCAGAATTTGGTGATCAGGATGAAGAAGATATTCCTGACATGGCCGATTATGAAGAACCCGACAACCTTGTTGAAGTAGATGCTGTAAGTTTTTCTATGTTGTATTCTTCTAAACTAGTAGTGGATGATTTGATGTTTTATTACACGGGTAAGTACTGGTTCAAGGATTTAAATGTCATGGCTGATCTacttgttttttctcttttgcttttATTTCCTCTTTTTGGGGGGTGGGGTGTTGGGAGCTTAGTAGTGTTACGTTAGTGTTCATATTGCTGTACTTAGCAATATGTGATATCTGGAAAAGCATTTGATGAACAGGATACAATCATGCTATTATAGACTGTTGAGAGTTAGTAATTTGAAtggtttttttccctttattttacataaatgaaTGGAATACTAAAGTCAGATATAAACCTATATTGGTTATATGATGCTGCTACATCCTTTCAGTGTTTTACGTTGGAGCAGTTTTAAGCTTCATACATAATCTTAAAACATTTTCTCGTTCTTTCTTATGGTTGGAAGAAAAAGTTGAGCGGTTTTCCATTGGTTGTCTTCCTATTCAGTGCAAATCTGGGTGTTGGGAGCTCAAGGCTTCATAATAATATTACCATCACTATATCTAGGCCATGCTAATTGTTGATCCAGTGATTTAATCTCTCTCCTATGCTTTGGCTCTTTTAGAGTTTGCCTACCTTGTTTTTCTAAGTTTTAACTTACTTTGCTTAGGGCTTGTGAATGGACCCCTCCATTAATATTTTGCTCTAACttcaatgagataaaacacaTGGTAGTTAGTAGTGCTACAatggggaattttttttttttaaatataaaaataacaaaagagaaatttaaattaaaaaaaattaaatataatcaaattataatttttcattatttttaaaaagagagagatatttgCAACCGTGAATTGTGAAACCgctgcgtaatcgctttgaaaaaaataataaaacatgggacacatgaaaaaattaattttttaatagtggactgcactctttttcaaagcgattacgcggcgtttacgtacttcacggttgtatgtagaattactcttttaaaaaagggAGGGAAGGGCTTGCCCCTCCCTCGTGGCTCTCTCTATCCCCCACTCCAAACGGGGTGGAGGGATCCTCCTTTTCGCTAGAGAGGTGGTGCAATCACCCTTGCATCATGCAAGGGATAGAATGGAGATCCCCATTCCCTCGATGAAAAAGAAGGGGTGGGTAGGGTCTATCCCCTTGAGGGGGGAGCTCTTGCACTACCATACAAATGGTGTTACCTGTGTTGGTAAAAATGCTCTAATCACAAAGTGCAAAGTGCCAAGGCTAGAGCACTGCACTCACCGAAACCGAAGTGCATTTGCAGAACCAGCAAAACACCAAGGTAGAAGCACTTTGTTTAGAAAAGCCAAAGcgcctttattttttatttttattggcactgggtgtctagaaacaacgtcccgactaatcccgggggtgcatagAAAACCGAAGTGCCTTTATTAAAGCATGCTTTGGTAgtcttttgagaaaaatatagattatcAATTTTAACGATTATTGTTTGTGTGGAAATCAGTTTAAATAAAGTTGATGAAAAAGGTGATGAGGGTTACAAACTTACAAATCTTTCGATGACAATGATGATGGTCCAATGCTTAATGATGAGGATGATTATATACTATAGGACTGCATTGTATTGCTTATCTTAGAATCAGGGTCaattttttgtgctttttggTCATTACCTTTTGGGTATATTAGGATTTTACCATGTACcttattttgttttactttatcATGGTATTCTATATTTTGTAAAGCACAAGAGAATTATATAGAATGCTATATTTGAGTTTTACTTAATTAGTTGATCACTTGATTGTCATGTTgcataaaattttaagaaattcaGTTAATAGGCTAAATTATTACTatgatttttaaacatttatagTGTATTCTGtgaatatattgttattattaggaattattattttaaaaaatatatgctcCTACtttgtattttacttataaaaaaaaaaacatatgctTATACTTCACTCAGTGCCTAGACTCTAGGAGGTGTCTGCGCTTAAGTGCGCCTGATGGTTtcattataattaattctttttaaactataaaTTGTTATATTTAACTTAAATTTACTCGTATGGGTCATGAATGGTTGTCTTTGTCATTCAGTTTATTTGGTGAGCTGAATTTACGTTGTCGTCTTGTACCTATGTCTGCAGGCAACTCTGCCATCAACATATATTGTTGCTCGGGAACCTGATGATGACAATATTTTACGGACTCGAACTTATGATGTCAGCGTCACGTACGATtgattgttttcttctttcctttctttttattttatttaaactagCGTTGCTTTTACCTTTTAAAATGGTGGAAACCGCCTTGCTTTTTGGGACATATAGttcatatttattcttttctaattttgtggtgcttataaaaaaaaaaaaattgtggtggctatacttttttttttttttttataagtaaaaatattatatgtataaatagtAACCAaatacactgaatgtatacaagaaaacaccttgcccattttagaaagcccctaatgacccaaaaagcctgtgaaaaacaacccaaaatacactaagcccgaccccaaccccttgtttccagTAGAACTAAAATTCTACCCGAAAACCCAACCCCACCCCCTTGTGGgagtcttcacaatgccctccctttagactttcATCTAGTTGAGCTACTACCtttagcgtcgtagttgattgcccaaaaAAGACGCTATATATAGAATTCTACTGCCTTATTGACTTCGATGCTCAATAAGGCAGTAGAATTCCATATATAGAAGTTTCTATGTACTTGATTGCGCCTTTTGcgctttttaattaattttgtgttaCTCAAAAAATGGAATCCTGCACATAGAAGTCTATTATTTGTGTATAGGTCATAAAAACTAATATTAGTTCTACACATTCCATCCAttaatatcttatataatttttgccTTGTTTCCAGGTATGATAAGTACTATCAGACACCTCGTGTGTGGCTTACTGGGTATGATGAGGTTCGTCTCATTAATTATGTGTTCTTACTTGTTTTGAGGTTCCTAGTAGCATTATGATTTGCTATTGGTGGTTGTCATTTGCTTTCGAACTAAGATGGTTTAAACAACAAGCTTGAGCTACATTCGTGGAATTAGGACTCGGTCATGGTGTTGTAGTTCATATGCTAACAAATTGAGCTGAGCTGAGCCAAGTGCATGGGTTCATGGTGGCATCGGATTAAGCCAAGCTCAAACATGTCTGTCTCGTTGAGCCCAAACATCTCAAGTTTTGGCTCAACTTTGccttatttacatatttctttCCTATTCTGATTTATATTTCACATGTCAAGGTAAATAACATCTCTGCTAATTGAATGTCAATcctagtgtgtgtgtatatatatatatatatataatatttttgcttatcaaaaaagaatGTCAATCGTAGTTATTGATTATTGGGGTCACTGTATACATTGATCAATGTGTTGATGCTGAAGGATAGTGAATATCAGTtaggagaaaatatttgaactagggtttcattttTTGTAAGAAAGTGAAACACGGAACAATGTCAAGGCAAATAGCAGTCCCCCCAAttcattctttttcctttctaatttttttgtcgttttatttttttccctgatATATTTAGGATTCAAATCCTGCTGATAAAGTACCTGTGGCTGATGTTATTCATGGAACATGCTTTTTAAGAAGTTATTGTGTTTTAAGCCAGATCTTCACAAACTCTTCTAAGTTTTATCTTGTGAATTTTGGCTTCCATTTTGAGACCCTTTTCTCGAGTACTTTACACTGGCTGAAACTCTATTTTGGGTACGCATTCACTCGTTTTATGAGCCTAGATgacaatttatgaatttactatGCCACTATGACATTTGTTTTGTTCCTTGAATGTAATTTTCTTGAGCAGGAAgtgtatatattgtatattctgtcacaaaggaaaaagaaagtggtGTATATGATGTATCTTGGGGGAAAGATTAGCTTTCATTCAAACATTTCAAATCCCTTTTTATAGGAAAGTTTTCCATTCAAATATGCATTCATAGGACTTACAGAAAATCTCCTTTGCAATTGTGTTAGTCAAGGATGCTTTTGGAGCCGGAGCTTGTACTTGAAGATGTTAGTCAAGATCATGCTCGCAAAACGGTAAGTCTTGGCATGAATTAAACTATTTTCCACATGTATGAAGCCACCATCTACCTGCTATGAGCTGTGCTTAATATACTTCTTGATGCTATGTCTCCTTGATTCTGTTCATGGCTTccttgtttaatattttttcttgatcggtaataagattttattgatcataagaataggcaaaaatcCAAGTACACGGGTCACATACAAGAGCAATGCTTCCTTGTGTAATATTATGACTTAAGAATATTCCCACTTTGACAGTCTATCATAATAGATATTCTTTTGCTTAtacttttacctcaatagtttctTTTCGACTAGATTACTTAATTATTCTTTCTGAAGCCTCAACctgtaaattattttaattgccCTGGTTTGCATCATAAGTTGTTTGTGATAATACTGCACAAAAATGAAAGGACAGTTGTGTTCCTCATGCACCGCCCTGTTATGCATTTGTTTTTTAACGTTAAATGTTGTGGGTACAGGTAACTATTGAGGGCCATCCACACATGTCTGGGAAGCATGCGTCGGTGCATCCATGTCGACATGGAGCTGTGATGAAAAAGATCATCGATGTACTAATGTCACGTGGAGTTGAACCAGAAGTTgataagtaattttaattttcaccaTCGTTTGCTCGATTTCATACCAACCCACCCCCCACcccaataaaagttaaaaattaaaaaaaataaaaaataaaaaaacctcaGACACTCAAATGTCTCACATGGgtatgcattttttttgttaaatatgcaTTTGATTTGTTCCCTCTGAAAGAATTTCTAGTACACAACCAACATCTGATACCCTCACTCAACTTGCATTGTGTCGGAGACAATGATTTAATGTACTTTGAAATGTTTATATAATGTCCTTTCCATATTGGACTTTCACACTACTCTTTGTGAACATTTCTTATTTCTAACAACaaaattgagattttgttgCCCCTCTCTTCTGAATAAGCAACACATTACCTCAAGCTTGTGAGTCAAAATTTTCACCAGTGTCTTGCCATAAACTATCAATCATAAACACTTAGTCACCTGCAACCTCCTTACCATGGAACTAAGAAAAACCAGTTAAGTACAAAATAGTTGTGACACTGACTTTCTAATAAAAGAACAATAATTGTGACACTGAAACTAATGTGTACGCAGGTAGATAAGATGTACATTTTAGTAATTGCTGCTTCATGTGCTTGTAGCTTTTACATAATTCCGTTAATGATTTGCATTCCCCTCATCAcctctattttaattcttcaggTACCTATTCCTATTCTTGAAATTTGTTGCCTCTGTAATTCCAACAATTGAATATGACTACACCATGGACTTTGATCTTGGCAGCTCCAGCAATTGACCCATAGGTAAAAATCTAAAAGTAGGATGTCTTTTCATCCCGTGCTGTAGGTCTGTTTGTTTTGATAGATGCTTTGGAGTATATAATCTATTAGCTTAACATAATTTTGCATATCTTcagttgttttatttattactgttatacatttgaacatcatcattattatatttttcagctGTTATGTCAGTCTCTGAGCCATTTGGTGCAAATTTCCATTTCCTTTTGTGGGACAGAAGTCTCCTTCACTTGGAATCTGACAAATTTCCTGATAAATTGTGCATTTTTGCATTGCAATATTTGTATAtagtaaataattattatatatttgccGAGAGATAAAAAAGTGTTCAAAATGTTCCCCAATGGAAACAaaattgcttttaaaaaaataaaaaataaaaatcctgtACAATAGTGTTATCAATGTGAACAGAAAATTGGTCATTTTCAAGATTTGATGACAATCTAGTGTGTAGATGATGAGATTTTATATTATCGAGACTGCTGCTGAAAACCAATAAGGATATACCAACTTAAACCATGGCTTCAAACACAATTAGATGTATACATCTGATAAGGTTAACATTCAGATGCTTGATAATAGGGTTAGTGAAGAGCTGATTTCAAGTCATCTTGTATTGAACATTCCAAAGTACAATTGATTGATTGCCTTTTACAAAAATGCTTGCTGCACGGGAGGCACTGCACTTCTATTTTATTGCCTCTTGCTTGACTGTGTCTCTGTTTGGACATATTGCAGATATGAGATGGCTTATGGTGTTTTACGACCTCAGTATATATGTTCCCCGGCTTAACCAGGCCCTGTAAATATcgttcaaattatttttaaatgaaatctcTTTCAGATGTTGAATGTGTTATTCGGGAGGCAGCCGTTCAAATTATTTGCATATATCTTGCTCATATTTTAATTTCCTGAAATATAGAAAGTATGGACCTGTGTTCTTTCTTTCACCTTTCGATCGCATGTCCCGATTTTGTTATTTGATTGATTAGAAATCTTTCGCTTTCAAATATGGAACCCTCCCATGGGATAGAATGAGTTACAGGAATCTGGGACTCCCAAAACCTATTAAATTTAAAGTCACGAATccctaaataaataaagcaaaatatcccctttataattttcttgtaatttatGTAACTTTTCCCAGTATCAAATGGTAATTCACatttttggttttctattatttgttttctaattttattttatttttttaaaaaaatatcattctaCATGAGCTATTCACAAGATATATGAGAAATCTGGTCATTTTGGAGAGAACCGTGAGATGGAGCAATGTTATGTGGTAGACAATGAAGGGGCAAATCAATACAGTAGGAAGGGGTCATCAAGCCGACTCTTACCTCAaagttccaaaaataaaaaataaataaaaaagaagaaatcacTTCCGTGTcttgaaaacaataataaaaataggaaCTGCTTTGATATTTCAGATAAAATAATACCTGGCAATGGCATTACTGTTGAGTACAGTGCCATGCTACAATTATACAGACCAAGATAACTTGCtctaaaaacaacaaaaattgaaattgacaAAGGTCTGACCTACATGCACTTAAAAAACTGCACAAGCCAAAATCTAATGTCACCGCACAAGCTCTTTCAAGGTGAAAAGAAATGCTTGgaccaaaaagaaacaaaagaaatccGACATCCCATATTATTACCCCAGTGGCGTATGCAAGGTTGCTTCAATGAAAATTAGCATAACAATTCATTTGATCACGCATATCCTCCAAGGTCTCAAGGAATAAGCATTGGGTCAAAACGTATTAATCTGCAACAAATTAAACTAGTTTCTAGGGGCTCCAAGCAGttaaatgagaaaacaaacataataaatacaattaaaaattcaaaacaatagtaaaataataataataataataataataataaaacctaGAACCTAGAACCagcaaaaataagatgatttccACTGGTGGATAAAAAAGGGCAAGAACTTGACCGGGTTCTGCCAATGTTACTCCTACAATTCTCTAAATAACAATACATGTGAACCTGTTTGTATCCATATCAAGCCTCAAATCACGTGCAACAGGTCTTATGCCCCCACAACATATCGTTATAGGCCCCTCATAAAGAATCAGGAAACAAAGTTTTCTCAGCTTCCTGTCAGATGTAAACGGGTTTGACATCATTACTCCCGAAACTTGTGGCACATGTCGGACACTTGCGGTACCGAGTTCCAATAATTCTTTGCACACAGGGGTTGCAGAACAAGTGGTAGCATTTTGTAATCACAACCTGGAGGGAAAAAGATCTTAATCACACAAAGACAATGATTTCATTCCAAACATACTGGAATACTTGCGTgcccatcccatcccatccccCTAGAAAGCACCCAGCgttaaaattatatgtatttatatttttttgatcggtaaaaattatatgtatttattatcATCCATCAAAGCACAACAAAATACCAGTAAATAGACCAACAGTTGTTCCCTTAATCCAAAGTTACCATGACACCATATTCTCTCTCCGTGAGAAGGAGAAATGAACAAAGCATAAATGTTAAGTAGGACACACTTGACGTCATCACATTATGTGGAATTCTAGCTTGACCCAAGGGGGAACACTTGTAACAATATTGAAGATCtttatttcacatttttttaattggaaagAGATGATCTTAGGAGACTATTCACAGGAAACCTCAATGTAATAGACATCTGCATCAAGCAATTCATAAAAACTATAACCATAGTTATTTAGTAGCCTCTCCAAGTACTACTCgcctaaggcctcgtttggttgtgcagttcagatgagatgagatgagatgttttgttgaaagttaaataaaataatattatactataaatttttaatataattcttgttttgggatttgaaaaaattaaattgtttattatattgtatgggagtttgaaaaagttgtaatgattatatgagataagatgagatggtttggttgtgtaaccaaaccagccctaGTCCAATCTGCACAATCACAACATCCCTGAAGAGGAGGAAAGGGAAAGAGCTTCTGTTCCTAACTCACTTGTGTTGCACAGGTAGATCTgccaaatgcatgaaaaaaaacgGAGCTGAAGCATCAAAGCTCAATTGCTATCATTTTACGAGGTTGAGCCCCCACCTAGGACttgggatttatttatttatttatttttatgtcgggaaacctctccaaggcagagCCCTTCGGACCTACCCCTGCAAAGTAAATCCCAGTCCagtgcaccgcaccctcggaagtttctctacacgaaactggttaaatcactggcttttcaccaggagGTGTGaccccaaatgattgtttgcacccatgaggtgttgaaccttggaccttgaagggagtgataccccaaatcaaggccttcaccacttgggccaaggGGTTAGGACTTGGGATTTTTATTTTACCGAGgctgaaatcattttatttttttttcggaCAAGTTATATACTACTAGATCATAACAATATGCAAATCACAAAAATCTGCAGCCTTCAACACAAACTGCCATGCAACACCAGTAACACTTGGGATTTctccttttttcctcttttcgtCTCCAAGAATACAAAAAAGAATGAACATGAAACTCAAACTacccatttttttaatcattcgcATAGGATTATTAAAGTGCACACCAAATGTTAACtctagttattatatataattttttttgtcctaTTCTAAACAACAGTTTGGAAATAGAACAAATAGAAATTCCAAATGGCAAAAAATAAGGTCGACCAATTCATCTTCGACAGTTTTTTGGATGTGTAGCAGATAAtgaaaccaaaacaaacttACCCtctttcaacatatat is drawn from Juglans regia cultivar Chandler chromosome 5, Walnut 2.0, whole genome shotgun sequence and contains these coding sequences:
- the LOC108990471 gene encoding autophagy-related protein 3, with protein sequence MALTQRLHEAFKGTVERITSHRTVSAFKEKGVLSVSEFIIAGDNLVSKCPTWSWESGEPSKRKSYLPSEKQFLITRNVPCLRRAASVEEEYEAAGGEVLLDNEDNDGWLATHGKPKDKSDEVENLPSMETLEISKQRAVKPIVSEFGDQDEEDIPDMADYEEPDNLVEVDAATLPSTYIVAREPDDDNILRTRTYDVSVTYDKYYQTPRVWLTGYDESRMLLEPELVLEDVSQDHARKTVTIEGHPHMSGKHASVHPCRHGAVMKKIIDVLMSRGVEPEVDKYLFLFLKFVASVIPTIEYDYTMDFDLGSSSN